The region TAAATAACACAAAAATTGATTGAAAACCCAGCTTTTTGTGAATGTACTTATGATAATTTTTGGTAGTCCTGTTCGTTCACTGGCATCTAATGTCATATATGGTCGCGACTTTCCTTCAGTCTATCAATAGCAGTTAAAACAAGAACATGCATTGCCATTGTGTCATAGCGCTCATATCCAAAAGCCATGAGAACTTTTTCGGCTATATTCGCCACCAATTCGGGCTCTTTTATTTCCTCTTCACTCAAAGAAGCTATAAATTTATTTACAATATCAATATCCAGCATCACTACACCTCGATTGCTTTATCAAGGGTTTCAGGAAGAAACTCAACAATATCACCCCAGTATTCACTCTTTCATCACTTTTAATATAGCAAAAGTATTTCGCTAATTATCAATTATCTTCTTCTTTCTACAATTTTGGTTCATCAGGAAAAATATAGTCATGTGTCTTGAAGTAATATTCTCTCACCACATCAACCCACTTATTTATCATACTAGCTGATAATAAAGCATCACCTGATGGATAAACTCTTAGAAATAATCCAGTTAATTGTGCTAGAGTAATAGCCGAATGTTCTCCAGGAGTAGTTAATCCAAAATCAGTATGGCCAACCGTGATTACTTCTTCATTACTAATTGTACCGATTCTATGAAAAGTACCTTGTGATGAAGGATGTACAACTTCGTTAGCAAGTTGATATTCTTGATGCCACAAATCTGATGGAAAACTAGCTTTATTCTTTATGTCATCGAAACGTATGAACTTCTTTTTGGAACTAAATTCTCCACATGCTCTTGCCCATTCATAACGATCTTCTGTGTTTTGGGATGAAATATAGGATTCTGCAACTTTCTCACCATATTTTGAAATAAATGATGCAATAATATTTAATTCATAGAGTGAGCGCCATCTAGCATAAGCACCATCAGCAAAGCCATTTTTCATTAAGGTGATAATTTCTAAAAATTGCTGCAGTCCTCTACCATGAATATACTTTAAGGCAGTGTATGTCTGTATGGATTTTTCTCTTTCTTTGTTATCCATCTCATTAACAAATTCAGAGTATTCTTTTACTGCTTCAAACACCATCATATACATTGATTCTGATGCGACAAATGCATTAGACCACTTTTGATTTATCCGCGCGAGAATTTCAGATTCTTCGTTTCTGAAAAATAGGGAATTTTCGTGCATTATAGTCTTAGCATCTTCAACCATTTGATTTGATATATCTTCTATTATGACTTTATAGGCTTCAGAAAAATCAGCCTGCTCATATTTTTCAAAAAACTCATCTACTTCTTCTTGAGTTTTTAATGTTTTTATATGTTCTTCAAGCACTCCGTTTAAAGTGTCAGTTATAAAACTTTCAAATTTATCAGCCATATTACTCCCCCCTGGAAATCATTTCCCTTTATTATACACTAACACTGCTATATCTTTATTTTGCTAATGTTACTAACACTATGTACTTTATGAAAGTAAAAACTTAATCTTTATGAAAAGGTACAAATCAATATGCTTATTAAATTCAATCACGATTTTAGATAACAATACTGATAATAAATACTGTTGGTGTCTTTAATTGTAAAGACATAGAATTATAGGGCAAATAAAAAAAGCTCTATAATCTTCATTGTGGAATTTATCCGCGATAAATAATTATAAAGCCTTATTTTTAAAATCATACTATAATTTTAAAATTCGAAAGAATACATTTTAGGAAGAATGTTGTAATAGGTGCTTAAAATTTAAAACATCTAACTTTTCTTTGCTTTTAGACACTTCATTATAAGTATCTTTTATGGTACTTGTGGGGGTAGGAGGATTTAAAACAGGATGTTTTCTATTGTTTCTTATATTATCTTCTTTAGTAAAAAAGGTGCTAGCGTAAATCATTGTCATTGCCATATCCTCTCTTTCTTAATTGATAATCTATATTTTTTTTGATATCAAAATATTCTTTCCTATTAATCCATATTGGACCATCACCACGACTAATTACCAAAACATCAATTGGGCCA is a window of Streptococcus hyointestinalis DNA encoding:
- a CDS encoding DUF5677 domain-containing protein: MADKFESFITDTLNGVLEEHIKTLKTQEEVDEFFEKYEQADFSEAYKVIIEDISNQMVEDAKTIMHENSLFFRNEESEILARINQKWSNAFVASESMYMMVFEAVKEYSEFVNEMDNKEREKSIQTYTALKYIHGRGLQQFLEIITLMKNGFADGAYARWRSLYELNIIASFISKYGEKVAESYISSQNTEDRYEWARACGEFSSKKKFIRFDDIKNKASFPSDLWHQEYQLANEVVHPSSQGTFHRIGTISNEEVITVGHTDFGLTTPGEHSAITLAQLTGLFLRVYPSGDALLSASMINKWVDVVREYYFKTHDYIFPDEPKL